A single region of the Bicyclus anynana chromosome 16, ilBicAnyn1.1, whole genome shotgun sequence genome encodes:
- the LOC112051855 gene encoding nucleolar complex protein 2 homolog, with amino-acid sequence MVKWKYCVLMAVLLLLPSRAGSKTEDDDDDERNDEDDDTEDNDEDGEDDDPGGDIQLQAPPVRRTPAPLITTRTIVLTRTSKKLPLECYVCAYKPESPLRACLDPTRFRVHTMTCHSADDKCFTAVTTKGNTFDAVVRGCRSACVGTPEITCCEYNRCNHQAFATPTATARLVQQSKATKPLHPTVLFFVTVLLVLQTVVKVSFV; translated from the exons ATGGTGAAGTGGAAATATTGTGTACTGATGGCGGTGCTGTTACTCCTTCCGTCCAGGGCCGGATCCAAAACGGaggacgatgatgatgatga GAGAAACGATGAAGACGACGATACAGAAGATAATGATGAGGATGGAGAAGATGATGATCCAGGCGGTGACATCCAGCTCCAGGCTCCACCAGTGAGAAGAACCCCCGCTCCTTTAATAACAACTCGCACCATTGTTTTAACCAG GACCTCTAAGAAGTTACCTCTAGAGTGCTACGTGTGCGCGTATAAACCCGAGTCACCGCTGCGGGCTTGCCTGGACCCTACCAGGTTCAG GGTGCACACAATGACATGCCACAGCGCTGATGACAAGTGCTTCACGGCCGTCACAACGAAGGGTAACACGTTCGACGCCGTCGTGCGTGGTTGCCGCTCCGCCTGCGTCGGCACTCCAGAGATCACGTGCTGTGAG TACAATCGTTGCAACCATCAAGCTTTCGCGACGCCAACGGCGACGGCGCGACTCGTCCAACAAAGTAAAGCCACCAAACCGTTGCACCCGACGGTTTTGTTCTTCGTGACAGTACTGCTGGTCTTGCAGACTGTGGTCAAAGTatcatttgtataa